From a region of the Actinopolymorpha singaporensis genome:
- a CDS encoding helix-turn-helix transcriptional regulator, whose amino-acid sequence MLVGRKAERARIGALLDDARAGASAALVLRGEPGIGKTALLDHAAESAAGLRVLRAAGVESEAELPFAGLHQLLRPVLGRLPALPGPQRRALEGAFGLGTSPAAAGAGDRFLLGAAVLSLLAEAAEDGPLLCLVDDAQWLDPTSAQALEFAARRLDREGVVAVFAVRDHSEVFSRTGLPELPLSGLDDDSALGLLSSVDAALPGAVREELLAQTGGNPLALRELPALLRSARGRPAGPMPLTSRVLDAFHHRIRALPASARAFLLVAAADDTGEVAVVLRAAAELGAGITDLQSVEEHGLVSAAGNILAFGHPLIRAAAYHGAPLAQRLGAHTALAAAYSAHNDADRRAWHLAAAATGPDEAVADALAAAAGRAAARGGHHAAATGYERAARLSADPVAAALRTTLACEAGVHSGQPQWARVRAEHAGPHVDDPSLRARLLEVRAAAAFGQGDLRGAHHLLAEGAALVASRDRARAGWMLMRAVHAAWATPTDLALIAASVDELDTLDLPADDPLTSVFWLARWAMAVPLRRDTAGYPPLDAVLARARSAGAGAGPRALVEVASRAFVLGRDEEVADIAAGLVADARTRGMLSALPAGLGYATLTHALLGRHRDALVSGDEGMRIARDTDQPLWESYTSGALAHLAAVRGDEADCREYAEAAGVRSEPSASQSGARSGAPAGALTGAPVGSLAGLATAQAALALLDLGYGRVQAAFDRLVSLVEGPQGHQNVPVRSVPDLTEAAVRLGRPDDIAGPLATYATWAAAVRRPWSDALLARCRALTTPGPDAERLYLRALDLHDPRQRPFDRARTELSFGEWLRRGRRRSDARGRLASALRTFEEIGARPWAERARVELGAAGHTGHTGDPVSTGAAGDAAVAPSAGPRGSAGDAGVRLTPQELQITELAATGLSNRDIAARLYLSPRTVAYHLYKAYPKLGVSSRGELGRVSDVLATLRTAR is encoded by the coding sequence GTGCTGGTGGGCCGGAAGGCGGAACGCGCGCGGATCGGCGCCCTGCTCGACGACGCCCGCGCCGGCGCCAGCGCCGCGCTGGTCCTGCGCGGCGAGCCCGGCATCGGCAAGACCGCCCTGCTCGACCACGCGGCCGAAAGCGCCGCCGGCCTTCGGGTGCTGCGGGCGGCCGGAGTGGAGTCGGAGGCGGAGCTTCCGTTCGCCGGCCTGCACCAGTTGCTGCGTCCGGTGCTCGGGCGTCTGCCCGCGCTGCCCGGGCCACAGCGGCGGGCCCTGGAAGGCGCGTTCGGGCTGGGCACGAGTCCTGCCGCGGCAGGTGCCGGCGACCGCTTCCTGCTCGGGGCGGCCGTGCTGTCGCTGCTCGCCGAGGCGGCCGAGGACGGTCCGCTGCTGTGCCTCGTCGACGACGCCCAGTGGCTGGACCCGACGTCGGCGCAGGCGCTGGAGTTCGCCGCCCGGCGGTTGGACCGCGAGGGCGTCGTCGCGGTGTTCGCCGTACGCGACCACTCCGAGGTGTTCTCCCGTACCGGTCTGCCCGAGCTTCCGCTGAGCGGGCTCGACGACGACAGCGCGCTCGGCCTGCTCTCCTCGGTCGACGCGGCCCTGCCCGGCGCGGTCCGGGAGGAACTGCTCGCCCAGACCGGCGGCAACCCGCTCGCCCTGCGTGAGCTGCCTGCACTCCTTCGGTCGGCGCGTGGGCGGCCGGCCGGGCCGATGCCGCTGACCAGTCGCGTCCTGGACGCCTTCCACCACCGGATCCGGGCGCTGCCCGCGAGCGCCCGGGCGTTCCTGCTGGTGGCCGCGGCCGACGACACCGGCGAGGTGGCGGTCGTGCTCCGGGCGGCGGCCGAGCTCGGCGCGGGCATCACCGACCTGCAGTCGGTGGAGGAGCACGGGCTGGTCTCAGCGGCGGGGAACATCCTGGCGTTCGGGCATCCGCTCATCCGGGCGGCCGCCTACCACGGCGCGCCGCTCGCCCAACGGCTCGGTGCGCACACCGCGCTGGCCGCGGCGTACTCCGCACACAACGACGCCGACCGGCGGGCCTGGCACCTCGCGGCGGCCGCCACCGGACCCGACGAGGCGGTGGCCGACGCCCTGGCCGCCGCGGCCGGGCGGGCCGCCGCGCGGGGCGGCCACCACGCCGCGGCCACGGGGTACGAACGGGCGGCCCGGCTGAGCGCCGACCCCGTCGCAGCGGCCCTGCGGACCACCCTCGCCTGCGAGGCCGGCGTACACAGCGGTCAACCACAGTGGGCCCGGGTCCGCGCCGAGCACGCCGGCCCGCACGTCGACGACCCGTCCCTGCGGGCTCGGCTGCTGGAAGTACGCGCGGCCGCCGCGTTCGGGCAGGGCGACCTGCGCGGCGCTCACCACCTGCTCGCCGAGGGAGCCGCGCTGGTCGCTTCGCGGGACCGCGCCCGGGCCGGCTGGATGCTGATGCGCGCGGTGCACGCGGCCTGGGCGACGCCGACCGACCTGGCACTGATCGCCGCGAGCGTGGACGAGCTCGACACGTTGGACCTGCCCGCGGACGACCCGCTCACGTCGGTGTTCTGGCTGGCCCGGTGGGCGATGGCGGTGCCGCTGCGGCGCGACACCGCCGGCTACCCGCCGCTGGATGCGGTCCTGGCCCGCGCCCGTTCCGCCGGCGCCGGGGCCGGTCCCCGCGCACTGGTCGAGGTGGCCTCCCGGGCCTTCGTCCTCGGCCGGGACGAGGAGGTCGCCGACATCGCGGCCGGGCTGGTCGCCGACGCCCGGACCCGGGGGATGCTGTCGGCGCTGCCCGCCGGGCTCGGCTACGCCACCCTCACCCATGCCCTGCTCGGCCGGCACCGGGACGCGCTGGTGAGCGGGGACGAGGGGATGCGTATCGCCCGCGACACCGACCAGCCGCTCTGGGAGAGCTACACCTCGGGCGCCCTGGCTCACCTGGCCGCCGTTCGGGGCGACGAGGCGGACTGCCGGGAGTACGCCGAGGCCGCCGGGGTCCGCTCCGAACCGAGCGCCTCCCAGTCCGGAGCCCGGTCCGGAGCACCGGCCGGAGCGCTGACGGGAGCGCCGGTCGGCTCCCTGGCCGGACTGGCGACGGCCCAGGCGGCCCTGGCGCTGCTGGACCTCGGGTACGGCCGGGTCCAGGCCGCCTTCGACCGGCTGGTCTCCCTGGTCGAGGGACCGCAGGGCCACCAGAACGTCCCGGTGCGATCGGTCCCGGACCTGACCGAGGCGGCGGTACGCCTTGGCCGGCCGGACGACATCGCGGGCCCGCTGGCCACCTACGCGACCTGGGCCGCCGCGGTCCGCCGGCCCTGGAGCGACGCGCTGCTGGCCCGCTGCCGGGCGCTGACCACACCGGGTCCTGACGCCGAGCGGCTCTACCTGCGCGCCCTGGACCTGCACGACCCGCGGCAGCGGCCGTTCGACCGCGCGCGTACCGAACTGTCGTTCGGCGAGTGGCTGCGGCGAGGGCGGCGCCGCAGCGACGCGCGCGGACGGCTGGCGAGCGCGCTGCGGACGTTCGAGGAGATCGGCGCGCGGCCGTGGGCCGAACGCGCGCGGGTGGAGCTCGGCGCCGCCGGGCACACCGGGCACACCGGGGACCCGGTCAGCACGGGGGCGGCCGGCGACGCCGCGGTCGCCCCGAGCGCCGGGCCCCGCGGCTCGGCCGGCGACGCCGGCGTACGTCTCACCCCGCAGGAGCTGCAGATCACCGAGCTCGCCGCCACCGGCCTGTCCAACCGCGACATCGCCGCCCGCCTCTACCTCAGCCCGCGGACAGTGGCGTACCACCTGTACAAGGCGTACCCCAAGCTTGGCGTCAGCTCCCGCGGCGAGCTCGGACGTGTCTCTGACGTCCTCGCCACCCTCCGCACCGCACGGTAG
- a CDS encoding ABC transporter substrate-binding protein — protein MSGSSRRAFLLRSLALGVSAPTIASVLAGCTGDDGPPFGNPATRQRADDAARYRGHIVVAPLENPPKAAQEALTRAYREHQPDVRIYWQARDYTDTGAYGQWLGRQLSASRVGPDIVTSGYAPDFRGFVDFNEYRAQVNPYTGQAWEKDYDFGKYRELTAEGTRPELGTDQLHLLWYYNKEIFASANVSPPKNWREVVEVSRKLKKAGHIPLSTNFDYILPGWICSVYFDQYHPSWSTAVRSQPGDWNWNPELDGDFDYDANDPALHAKYTYSAQRFYQALKAKTLRYDTPAMVELVTNLIRVFPQYSNGDFFAYTDQYLPFVQGKAAMLVDGSWSLTLLHKDLQSLTESRAKKLGIKPGKLQPFDWDVFEFPPMEGPLVESRPRPPEGTTGYHLGVVEKDPEHTEMVMDFLMFWLSKPGYTAFLQGTSDAGELAPAGPPMVNGIEYPRDIADLLGKVQQKGIVGPAYGSFWVNGPGGGRTTQILQALFTNVLQRRTPPQEYATQVQKTIETHFADILANTGLTEDDVANPARRPRSV, from the coding sequence ATGTCCGGCTCGAGTAGGCGCGCCTTCTTGCTGCGTTCCCTGGCCCTCGGGGTTTCCGCTCCCACGATCGCGTCCGTCCTGGCCGGCTGCACCGGTGACGACGGCCCGCCGTTCGGCAATCCCGCGACCCGGCAGCGCGCCGACGACGCCGCGCGCTACCGCGGGCACATCGTCGTTGCCCCGTTGGAGAATCCGCCGAAGGCGGCCCAGGAGGCGCTGACCCGGGCCTACCGCGAGCACCAGCCGGACGTGCGGATCTACTGGCAGGCCAGGGACTACACCGACACCGGCGCGTACGGACAGTGGCTGGGCAGGCAGTTGTCGGCCAGCCGGGTCGGGCCGGACATCGTCACCAGCGGATACGCCCCTGACTTCCGCGGCTTCGTCGACTTCAACGAGTACCGCGCCCAGGTCAACCCCTACACCGGTCAGGCGTGGGAGAAGGACTACGACTTCGGGAAGTACCGCGAGCTCACCGCGGAGGGCACCCGGCCGGAGCTCGGCACCGACCAGCTGCACCTGTTGTGGTACTACAACAAGGAGATCTTCGCCTCGGCCAACGTCAGCCCGCCGAAGAACTGGCGCGAGGTCGTGGAGGTTAGCCGGAAGCTCAAGAAGGCCGGGCACATCCCGCTGTCCACGAACTTCGACTACATCCTTCCCGGCTGGATCTGCTCGGTCTACTTCGACCAGTACCACCCCTCCTGGTCCACCGCCGTGCGCTCCCAGCCGGGTGACTGGAACTGGAACCCCGAGCTCGACGGCGACTTCGACTACGACGCCAACGACCCGGCACTGCACGCGAAGTACACCTACAGCGCCCAGAGGTTCTACCAGGCGCTGAAGGCCAAGACGCTGCGGTACGACACGCCGGCGATGGTCGAGCTGGTCACCAACCTGATCAGGGTCTTTCCGCAGTACTCCAACGGCGACTTCTTCGCCTACACCGACCAGTACCTCCCGTTCGTACAGGGCAAGGCCGCGATGCTCGTGGACGGCTCGTGGTCGCTGACGCTGCTGCACAAGGACCTTCAGTCGCTCACCGAGAGCCGGGCCAAGAAGCTCGGGATCAAGCCCGGCAAGCTGCAGCCGTTCGACTGGGACGTCTTCGAGTTCCCGCCGATGGAGGGACCGCTGGTGGAGTCGCGGCCCCGTCCGCCCGAAGGCACCACCGGTTATCACCTCGGAGTGGTGGAGAAGGATCCCGAGCACACCGAGATGGTGATGGACTTCCTGATGTTCTGGTTGTCCAAGCCGGGCTACACCGCGTTCCTGCAGGGCACGTCGGACGCAGGCGAACTCGCGCCGGCCGGCCCGCCGATGGTGAACGGCATCGAGTACCCCCGAGACATCGCGGACCTGCTCGGAAAGGTCCAGCAGAAGGGGATCGTCGGGCCGGCGTACGGCAGTTTCTGGGTCAACGGCCCCGGAGGCGGACGCACCACGCAGATCCTGCAGGCGTTGTTCACCAACGTGCTGCAGCGCCGGACGCCTCCGCAGGAGTACGCCACCCAGGTGCAGAAGACGATCGAGACACACTTCGCCGACATCCTGGCGAACACCGGCCTCACCGAGGACGACGTGGCCAACCCGGCGCGCCGGCCGCGTTCGGTCTGA